In Myxococcales bacterium, one DNA window encodes the following:
- a CDS encoding peptidylprolyl isomerase, translating into MASGTTWVEPKVSTVEADKNYIALIKTNKGEIVCDLFPKEAPLSVTNFKYLADGKFYDGLTFHRVVPEFVVQGGDPTGTGAGGPGYTIPAEINPVHKHVKGALAWARTGDEVNPERRSSGSQFYITLEPTPFLDGQYTVFGKVREGQDIVDAIRMGDVIETIEVRAE; encoded by the coding sequence ATGGCCAGTGGTACGACATGGGTGGAACCCAAAGTTTCTACAGTGGAAGCAGATAAAAACTACATCGCACTTATAAAGACGAACAAGGGCGAGATAGTGTGCGATCTGTTTCCGAAGGAAGCTCCGCTTTCGGTGACCAACTTCAAATATCTCGCCGATGGAAAATTTTACGACGGCCTGACTTTCCACAGGGTTGTTCCTGAATTCGTCGTCCAGGGCGGAGACCCAACCGGCACGGGTGCGGGTGGTCCCGGCTATACGATTCCTGCGGAGATAAATCCGGTTCACAAACATGTGAAAGGGGCACTGGCTTGGGCGCGCACGGGCGATGAGGTGAATCCCGAGAGGCGTTCGAGCGGATCTCAGTTCTATATAACCTTGGAACCCACCCCTTTCCTCGATGGCCAGTACACGGTGTTCGGCAAGGTGAGGGAGGGGCAGGATATTGTCGATGCGATCAGGATGGGAGATGTGATAGAGACCATCGAAGTTAGAGCCGAATAG
- a CDS encoding RnfABCDGE type electron transport complex subunit G, with the protein MSQKMPEWLKFPIVLLIVALISAASLAALYSVTKPKKDAMQKALVEEALKIVIPDADSFEEVTKDIGGEKFSFRIAKKGGYAIGYVATGAASGYSSVLQVMVGVDLNFVIKGVKVLYQKETPGLGDKVEALDSKRTWGTVITGTSPDEGGLRPWFQTQFDEQQAPVAVNKDGGVIEAITGATISSRAVCSAVNDAVEKIKKAVD; encoded by the coding sequence ATGTCTCAAAAGATGCCTGAGTGGTTGAAATTCCCGATCGTGCTTCTAATCGTGGCGCTTATCTCGGCTGCGAGTCTTGCGGCACTTTATTCGGTCACAAAGCCGAAGAAGGATGCGATGCAAAAGGCGCTCGTTGAGGAGGCCTTAAAGATCGTGATACCGGATGCCGATTCCTTTGAGGAGGTCACAAAGGATATTGGCGGCGAGAAGTTTTCCTTCAGGATTGCGAAGAAGGGTGGATATGCAATTGGATATGTAGCGACCGGAGCCGCTTCAGGTTATTCCAGCGTACTACAGGTTATGGTAGGGGTTGATCTCAATTTCGTGATCAAGGGGGTCAAGGTTTTGTACCAGAAGGAAACTCCAGGGCTTGGCGATAAGGTAGAGGCGCTCGATTCTAAAAGGACTTGGGGAACCGTGATTACCGGTACTAGTCCTGATGAAGGCGGACTGAGGCCATGGTTTCAGACCCAGTTCGACGAGCAGCAGGCGCCTGTAGCGGTCAACAAGGATGGCGGGGTTATAGAGGCAATAACAGGGGCTACGATATCATCGCGGGCAGTGTGCAGCGCGGTTAACGATGCGGTGGAAAAGATCAAAAAAGCTGTCGATTGA
- a CDS encoding RnfABCDGE type electron transport complex subunit D — protein sequence MSEQLFDGKLVVGPAPHVATKDSIQRIMWSVIIALVPALIVAAIYFGYYALMVVAVSMISAVLCEAAIQRFRGVPVTVSDGSAALTGLLLAFTLPPNVPLYLPVIGSVFAIAIAKQAFGGLGFNIWNPALAGRAFLLAAYSGQIVMTKWPILSNYLFGNITVDAVTKATPCAILKEAPLTIFSHYSLMDLFIGRIPGSIGETSALALIAGGIFLIVKGYVNWRLPLSYIATVMIFTVFLPVSDGAGGTIFLWKDVVLQGGWLDLVRISTAEAFSGGLMLGAFFMATDMVTSPLTGKGQTIFGVGCGILVALIRLYGGYPEGVCYSILIMNTAVWVIDRLTVPRFFGVKGHVSKDA from the coding sequence ATGTCTGAACAACTTTTTGATGGCAAATTGGTGGTAGGTCCCGCGCCGCATGTGGCGACCAAGGACAGCATACAGCGGATCATGTGGAGCGTCATTATCGCGCTTGTTCCAGCGCTGATAGTCGCCGCCATATATTTCGGTTATTACGCGCTCATGGTCGTTGCGGTCTCCATGATTTCCGCCGTACTGTGCGAGGCCGCAATACAGCGTTTTAGGGGCGTTCCCGTCACCGTCTCCGACGGCTCTGCGGCGCTCACCGGCCTTCTTCTAGCATTCACTCTGCCGCCGAATGTTCCCTTGTATCTTCCGGTGATCGGCAGCGTATTTGCCATAGCGATAGCCAAACAGGCTTTTGGCGGGCTTGGATTCAACATATGGAATCCGGCGCTCGCCGGACGCGCATTTCTTCTGGCCGCCTACTCCGGGCAGATCGTGATGACGAAGTGGCCGATACTTTCCAACTATTTATTTGGAAATATAACGGTCGACGCGGTAACCAAGGCGACTCCGTGCGCCATTTTGAAAGAAGCGCCGCTTACGATTTTTTCGCACTACTCGCTGATGGATCTTTTCATCGGAAGGATCCCCGGCTCTATCGGAGAGACCTCCGCTCTTGCGCTTATCGCAGGCGGAATTTTTCTGATCGTAAAAGGATATGTGAACTGGCGCCTGCCGCTCAGCTATATAGCCACAGTCATGATATTTACCGTGTTTCTTCCTGTTTCGGATGGCGCTGGTGGAACGATATTCCTGTGGAAGGACGTCGTTTTGCAAGGAGGGTGGTTAGATCTGGTAAGAATATCAACTGCGGAGGCGTTCTCCGGCGGGCTGATGCTCGGCGCTTTTTTTATGGCTACCGATATGGTCACAAGCCCCCTTACAGGGAAGGGGCAGACGATTTTTGGAGTCGGGTGCGGAATTTTAGTTGCGCTGATACGCCTCTACGGTGGATATCCGGAAGGGGTTTGCTATTCGATACTCATAATGAACACAGCGGTGTGGGTGATAGACAGACTCACCGTCCCGCGTTTCTTTGGAGTCAAAGGTCATGTCTCAAAAGATGCCTGA
- the rsxC gene encoding electron transport complex subunit RsxC produces MDRKNMKTFSHGGVYPPEMKHLSKDVALEKIAMPKTLILPVLQHIGSPAKSIVSVGDLVKKGQVLAEASGYVSVPVHAPTSGEVSAIVQRAIVSGKVCDHIVIEADGQEEWLDGILEKREWQSLDGEEIKEIIKNCGVVGLGGAAFPTHVKLSPPEDKPIDVLILNGVECEPYMTCDYRVMIDRTKAVAIGLRIMMKALGVEKAIIGVEANKPDAFEKMRDAVWSDSGITAEMLKVKYPQGAEKQLIEALLGREVSPGKLPFDVGVVVQNVGTALAVYEAVCEGKPLIERAVTVTGEGVEKPANLVVPIGTSVADLLLRQGVDRKTKKLVMGGPMMGIALPSADIPVVKGTSGILAFNKTVLHRPGPCIRCGKCIEVCPLHGMAAEMVAAIEAGQVEKYEHLHVLDCVECGTCTFACPSHRSLVHYIKRAKAEYMAWKSEQSKKK; encoded by the coding sequence ATGGATCGGAAAAATATGAAGACATTTTCACATGGCGGCGTTTATCCACCTGAAATGAAACATCTGTCGAAAGACGTGGCGCTCGAAAAAATCGCGATGCCGAAGACTTTGATTCTGCCGGTCTTGCAGCATATCGGATCGCCTGCGAAGAGCATCGTCTCGGTGGGCGATCTGGTAAAGAAGGGACAAGTGCTTGCGGAGGCCTCCGGTTATGTGTCGGTCCCGGTTCACGCACCTACTTCAGGTGAGGTTTCTGCGATAGTTCAGCGTGCTATCGTCAGCGGGAAGGTCTGCGATCATATAGTTATAGAGGCGGACGGTCAGGAGGAGTGGCTGGATGGCATTCTTGAAAAACGCGAGTGGCAGAGCCTCGACGGAGAAGAGATCAAGGAGATAATAAAGAATTGCGGAGTTGTCGGCCTCGGCGGTGCGGCGTTCCCGACTCATGTCAAACTCTCTCCGCCCGAAGACAAACCCATCGATGTGCTGATTCTCAATGGCGTAGAGTGCGAGCCCTACATGACCTGCGATTACAGAGTCATGATAGATAGGACCAAGGCGGTAGCCATTGGGCTTCGAATCATGATGAAGGCGCTCGGGGTTGAAAAAGCGATAATAGGAGTGGAGGCAAACAAGCCCGACGCGTTCGAGAAGATGCGCGACGCGGTCTGGTCCGATAGCGGCATCACCGCCGAGATGCTGAAGGTGAAATACCCACAGGGGGCGGAAAAGCAACTAATAGAGGCTCTGCTCGGCAGGGAAGTCTCTCCGGGGAAACTTCCATTCGATGTCGGAGTCGTTGTTCAGAATGTAGGTACGGCGCTTGCGGTCTACGAAGCGGTCTGTGAAGGAAAACCCCTTATTGAACGCGCCGTCACCGTCACGGGGGAGGGGGTGGAAAAACCCGCAAACCTGGTCGTGCCGATTGGGACATCGGTCGCCGATCTTCTGCTTCGACAGGGGGTCGATAGAAAGACAAAAAAACTCGTGATGGGCGGGCCGATGATGGGAATTGCGCTTCCATCGGCAGATATCCCAGTCGTCAAGGGAACGAGCGGCATTCTAGCGTTCAATAAAACTGTGCTTCATCGCCCAGGCCCGTGCATCAGGTGCGGAAAGTGCATAGAGGTTTGTCCTCTGCACGGCATGGCGGCTGAAATGGTGGCTGCGATAGAGGCGGGGCAGGTGGAAAAATATGAGCATCTCCATGTGCTCGACTGCGTGGAGTGTGGGACGTGCACCTTCGCTTGCCCGTCGCATAGAAGCCTCGTCCACTATATAAAGAGGGCAAAGGCCGAATACATGGCGTGGAAGTCTGAACAGTCGAAGAAAAAATGA
- a CDS encoding RnfABCDGE type electron transport complex subunit B produces the protein MLPAIIILCSLGLLFGVGLFIASRVFKVYVDPRVVSVEHVLPGANCGACGLAGCSSFAKAIVHGSAEITGCIPGGEAVAHLVADIMGVEAKTVEKDVAVMMCHGRDVQDRFEYDGIKTCAAANLIHGGPKECSVGCIGYGDCAAACSFDAIHMVDGFPVVDESKCTACGKCVAVCPKRLFKTLPVAKLVHVGCVNCESGKLVRRYCKAGCIGCKKCETSCKFDAIHVVNNLAVIDYEKCVSCGICAKECPTGAIFSQREVRKAAGLWPVKKSKEAQAQQ, from the coding sequence ATGTTGCCAGCAATCATAATACTATGTTCGTTGGGCCTGCTGTTTGGGGTAGGGCTCTTCATCGCGTCGAGAGTCTTTAAGGTTTATGTGGATCCGAGGGTCGTTAGCGTGGAGCACGTCCTGCCCGGCGCCAACTGCGGTGCCTGCGGACTTGCGGGGTGCTCGTCCTTTGCCAAGGCGATAGTTCATGGAAGCGCGGAGATCACGGGGTGCATACCCGGCGGAGAGGCCGTCGCCCATCTGGTCGCCGACATCATGGGGGTCGAGGCCAAAACCGTTGAGAAGGATGTCGCTGTCATGATGTGCCATGGCAGGGATGTGCAGGACAGATTCGAATATGATGGAATAAAAACCTGCGCGGCAGCAAACCTCATTCATGGCGGCCCAAAGGAATGCAGCGTCGGCTGCATCGGCTACGGCGACTGTGCGGCAGCCTGTTCCTTCGACGCTATTCACATGGTTGACGGTTTTCCTGTGGTAGACGAATCGAAATGCACCGCATGCGGAAAGTGCGTCGCCGTGTGCCCCAAACGCCTCTTCAAAACTTTACCGGTTGCAAAGCTCGTTCACGTAGGGTGTGTTAACTGCGAGTCTGGAAAATTAGTCCGCAGATATTGCAAGGCTGGATGCATCGGATGCAAGAAGTGCGAAACTTCATGCAAGTTCGACGCGATTCACGTCGTCAATAACCTGGCGGTCATAGATTATGAAAAGTGCGTATCGTGCGGCATCTGCGCGAAGGAGTGTCCGACCGGTGCGATATTCAGCCAGAGGGAAGTTAGAAAGGCAGCCGGCCTGTGGCCGGTGAAAAAGTCCAAAGAGGCTCAGGCGCAGCAGTGA
- a CDS encoding RnfABCDGE type electron transport complex subunit A codes for MQSYFMLFISIVLINNFVLAKFLGLCPFIGVSKQIKSALGMGGAVIFVMTMASAVSWVVYRYLLAPSAENIFFSFMGAGKTPIDFDYTYLTTIVFILVIATLVQLVEMFLMKALPPLYEALGIYLPLITTNCAVLGVALLNISDFGMLQNAGDSFFRTTIQGFGGGVGFLLVILLMSGIREKLDNVQLPEAMKGAPIAFICTGLMSLAFMGFAGLVK; via the coding sequence ATGCAGTCATATTTCATGCTCTTTATTTCGATAGTACTCATAAATAATTTCGTATTGGCGAAATTTCTCGGCCTTTGCCCCTTCATAGGAGTGTCCAAACAGATAAAATCTGCGCTGGGAATGGGGGGAGCGGTCATCTTCGTCATGACGATGGCATCGGCGGTTTCATGGGTCGTCTATCGCTACCTGCTCGCCCCCTCTGCTGAAAATATATTTTTCTCATTTATGGGAGCCGGAAAGACGCCGATCGATTTTGATTACACCTACCTTACTACGATAGTTTTCATCCTCGTCATCGCCACATTGGTTCAGTTGGTAGAGATGTTTCTGATGAAGGCGCTTCCCCCTCTGTACGAGGCGCTTGGAATATATCTTCCCCTCATCACTACAAACTGTGCGGTGCTTGGCGTGGCGCTTCTAAATATCAGCGATTTCGGGATGCTTCAGAACGCGGGGGATAGCTTTTTCAGGACGACGATTCAGGGCTTTGGCGGAGGAGTAGGCTTTCTCCTTGTAATACTGCTGATGAGCGGAATCCGCGAAAAGCTGGACAATGTTCAGCTCCCCGAAGCGATGAAGGGGGCGCCGATCGCATTCATATGTACGGGACTCATGTCGCTTGCGTTCATGGGATTTGCCGGGCTGGTGAAGTGA
- a CDS encoding electron transport complex subunit E, with translation MLKEMTKGLFKENPIFILMLGLCPSLAVSVSLQNAVGMGLAATFVLVCSNAMISIFGKFFPSKIRIPCFIVVIATFVTVVEMVMGAYLPALNQSLGIFIPLIVVNCIILGRAEAFASKNGVLPSIFDGMGMGLGFTLSLMLIAFIREVLGSGKIWGITISSYFTNEAFFKPAAVMVMAPGAFVVIGLIMAWMNYRRANKRTRPV, from the coding sequence ATGCTAAAAGAGATGACCAAGGGCCTTTTCAAGGAGAATCCTATTTTCATCCTTATGCTTGGACTGTGCCCATCCCTCGCCGTTTCGGTTTCGCTTCAAAACGCCGTTGGAATGGGGCTAGCTGCGACATTCGTCCTTGTCTGCTCCAACGCCATGATCTCCATCTTTGGAAAATTCTTCCCTTCCAAGATCAGAATCCCCTGCTTCATAGTCGTTATCGCGACCTTCGTCACTGTCGTTGAAATGGTGATGGGTGCGTATCTGCCTGCGCTCAACCAGTCGCTTGGAATTTTCATCCCTCTGATAGTCGTCAATTGCATCATCCTCGGTCGGGCCGAGGCCTTCGCCTCCAAAAACGGCGTACTTCCATCCATCTTCGATGGGATGGGAATGGGGCTGGGGTTTACCCTTTCCCTGATGCTGATAGCCTTCATACGCGAGGTCTTGGGCTCCGGTAAAATCTGGGGGATCACGATAAGCTCGTATTTCACCAACGAAGCTTTTTTCAAGCCTGCTGCCGTGATGGTCATGGCCCCAGGCGCCTTCGTCGTAATAGGCCTTATCATGGCGTGGATGAATTACAGAAGGGCGAATAAACGGACAAGACCAGTCTGA
- a CDS encoding FAD:protein FMN transferase, protein MKMKHFLAVIAFFAVAGVLVFAFSPRRYEATFYPMGPIPVKVVAYGKNYLGFNKAISMVEGRVQSLVKVFSAYDPLSELSKINERAFSSPVDVSDDMKSIISLSRKWNTITSGAFDPTVAPVISLWNRAAKEGRVPSHQEISGAISVIGMRKVETVDGEKVHFAEQGLSLDFGAIAKGYIVDAAVEDMLSSGVLAGVVEAGGDAYVFGDRPLTVGIQDPFEEGKLIGTIEIENCAVVTSGNYERYHEIGGKRYSHIYNPMSGLPVENSIVSVTVVGGSAADADAMATSVMLMGLHSGIQLSGRVELPCIIVEKTGDLSVLWVASALADRLKPSDEWRNRVRIY, encoded by the coding sequence GTGAAGATGAAACATTTTCTTGCCGTCATCGCGTTTTTTGCCGTTGCAGGGGTGCTGGTCTTCGCATTCTCTCCGAGGAGGTACGAGGCTACCTTCTATCCGATGGGGCCGATACCTGTTAAGGTTGTGGCCTATGGCAAAAACTATCTCGGCTTTAACAAGGCGATCTCCATGGTCGAAGGGAGGGTTCAATCTTTGGTTAAGGTATTTAGCGCTTACGATCCTCTCAGCGAGCTTTCAAAGATCAACGAGCGCGCTTTTTCCTCCCCTGTGGACGTCAGCGACGACATGAAGAGTATCATTTCCCTGTCGAGAAAATGGAACACGATCACGAGCGGTGCTTTCGATCCGACTGTGGCCCCCGTAATTTCCCTTTGGAACAGGGCTGCGAAGGAGGGGAGAGTTCCCTCCCACCAGGAGATATCCGGTGCGATATCGGTCATTGGTATGCGAAAGGTTGAAACCGTCGACGGAGAAAAGGTCCATTTCGCCGAGCAGGGTCTCTCCCTGGACTTTGGCGCTATCGCCAAAGGATACATCGTCGATGCAGCTGTAGAGGATATGCTTTCATCGGGAGTCTTGGCGGGTGTGGTCGAGGCTGGAGGGGATGCCTACGTTTTCGGCGACAGGCCTCTCACGGTAGGAATTCAGGATCCCTTCGAAGAGGGGAAACTCATCGGAACGATCGAGATAGAAAACTGCGCCGTCGTAACGTCTGGCAACTATGAGCGCTACCACGAAATCGGGGGCAAGCGCTATTCGCATATCTACAACCCCATGAGCGGGCTGCCGGTTGAAAACAGCATCGTCAGCGTTACCGTAGTAGGGGGAAGCGCTGCTGATGCCGATGCCATGGCGACATCCGTGATGCTGATGGGGCTTCATTCCGGGATCCAGCTCTCTGGCAGGGTGGAACTTCCATGTATCATCGTCGAGAAGACGGGGGATCTCTCGGTGCTGTGGGTGGCATCCGCGCTTGCCGATCGCCTAAAACCGAGTGATGAATGGAGAAACAGAGTCAGGATCTATTGA
- a CDS encoding TPM domain-containing protein: MKMKLAALLALLLIPSTLFAKFPSPKGFVTDDAGVMKNETVSELNSLLSYFEKESGIEIAVATVRSLDGIPVEDYATDLFRTWGIGKKGKDDGLLFLIAPNDKKVRIEVGYGLEGSINDALAGRIMDQYVLPAFKVGDIDGGITAGTAVIVQTIAKKENIHFDPQNAERLVVMSESSATGENSGPLATIGKIFLLVLMMTIFIRYPHLFLFFLSSSGHRGTGRGFGGGFGGFGGGISGGGGASRGW, from the coding sequence ATGAAAATGAAACTCGCAGCACTGCTGGCACTCCTTTTAATCCCATCGACTCTCTTCGCAAAGTTTCCATCTCCGAAGGGATTTGTCACGGATGATGCTGGCGTGATGAAAAACGAAACCGTCTCCGAACTGAACTCGCTGCTTTCCTACTTCGAAAAAGAGAGCGGAATCGAAATAGCGGTCGCAACCGTTCGCAGCCTGGATGGAATTCCTGTCGAGGATTACGCCACCGATCTCTTCAGAACCTGGGGAATCGGCAAGAAGGGGAAGGACGACGGGTTGCTCTTTCTGATCGCACCAAACGACAAAAAAGTAAGAATCGAAGTGGGCTATGGCCTTGAGGGCTCCATCAACGATGCACTGGCGGGGCGGATCATGGATCAATACGTCCTGCCTGCATTCAAGGTCGGCGACATAGACGGCGGGATAACGGCTGGGACGGCCGTAATCGTTCAGACCATAGCCAAAAAAGAAAACATCCACTTCGATCCTCAAAACGCCGAAAGGCTTGTGGTTATGTCTGAAAGCTCCGCCACTGGCGAAAATTCCGGGCCGCTCGCCACGATCGGAAAGATATTCCTTCTCGTACTCATGATGACTATATTCATTCGCTATCCGCATCTCTTTCTATTTTTTCTCTCAAGCTCGGGCCACAGAGGAACCGGCCGGGGATTCGGCGGCGGTTTCGGAGGATTCGGCGGCGGTATATCCGGCGGAGGCGGAGCATCGCGAGGATGGTGA
- a CDS encoding LemA family protein, with translation MKIKWIVIIALLAILVIVGGGSCAGKYNMLVTLNENVKTSWSQVENVMQRRADLIPNLVNAVKGYAAHEEEVLTEVTNARAKVGQASTVPDKIAANSELSSALSRLLVVAERYPDLKANQNFISLQDELAGTENRITVERMRYNDSVRQYNTYVRIFPNNIIASILGYSREDIYFKADEGSEKAPVVDFGKSE, from the coding sequence ATGAAAATAAAATGGATAGTGATCATAGCGCTTCTGGCAATTCTGGTGATAGTCGGAGGAGGGAGCTGCGCGGGCAAATACAACATGCTCGTAACACTGAATGAAAACGTGAAAACCTCCTGGTCCCAAGTGGAAAACGTAATGCAAAGGCGCGCTGATCTTATCCCGAACCTGGTCAACGCCGTGAAGGGATACGCCGCGCACGAGGAAGAGGTCTTAACCGAAGTTACAAACGCAAGGGCGAAAGTCGGACAGGCATCGACCGTGCCTGATAAAATCGCCGCCAACAGCGAGCTCTCCTCCGCCCTCTCGCGACTTTTAGTGGTAGCGGAGCGATACCCGGACCTGAAGGCCAATCAGAATTTTATCTCCCTGCAGGACGAACTTGCAGGAACGGAAAACAGAATAACGGTTGAAAGAATGCGCTATAACGACAGCGTACGACAGTACAACACCTATGTACGGATCTTCCCAAACAACATCATCGCATCCATACTCGGCTACAGCAGGGAAGACATCTATTTCAAGGCTGACGAAGGATCGGAAAAGGCCCCGGTGGTCGACTTCGGAAAAAGCGAATAG